A stretch of the Borreliella spielmanii genome encodes the following:
- the rpsS gene encoding 30S ribosomal protein S19 has protein sequence MARSIKKGPFIEKSLYQKVLSSFGSEKRVVIKTYSRSSTIIPEMVSLTISVYNGKTFIPIYITEDLVGHKLGEFSPTRIFRGHAKSDKKGRK, from the coding sequence GTGGCAAGATCTATTAAAAAAGGACCTTTTATAGAAAAGAGTCTTTATCAAAAAGTTTTATCGTCTTTTGGAAGTGAGAAGAGGGTTGTTATTAAAACTTACTCCAGATCTTCAACAATAATTCCTGAAATGGTAAGTCTTACTATATCTGTTTACAATGGGAAGACTTTTATACCGATTTATATTACTGAGGATCTTGTGGGGCATAAGCTTGGGGAGTTTTCACCTACAAGGATTTTTAGAGGGCATGCTAAGTCAGATAAAAAGGGAAGGAAGTAG
- the rplB gene encoding 50S ribosomal protein L2, whose translation MGIKTYKPKTSSLRYKTTLSFDDLSKGNDPLKSLTKGKKFKSGRDSSGRISVRRRGGGHKRKYRVIDFNRRDKFSIPARVASIEYDPNRSANIALLVYKDGEKRYIISPKGIKVGDVLESGPNSPIKIGNALPLENIPIGRTVHNIELNVGKGGQLVRSAGGYAMILASDGNYVTVKLSSGEVRLIFKKCIATIGEIGNEDYVNVSIGKAGKSRWLGRRPKVRGVAMNPVDHPHGGGEGKTSGGRHPVSPWGQPTKGYKTRKKKRYSDKFIIKRRNK comes from the coding sequence ATGGGTATTAAGACTTATAAGCCAAAAACTTCTTCTTTGCGCTATAAGACGACTTTATCTTTTGATGATTTGAGTAAAGGTAATGATCCTTTGAAATCTTTAACAAAAGGTAAAAAATTTAAGTCGGGTAGAGATTCTTCTGGTAGGATTAGTGTTAGAAGAAGAGGTGGTGGGCATAAGAGAAAGTATAGGGTAATTGATTTTAATCGAAGAGATAAATTTAGCATTCCCGCTCGAGTTGCTTCTATTGAATATGATCCTAATAGAAGCGCTAATATAGCTTTGCTTGTTTATAAAGATGGAGAAAAAAGGTATATTATTTCTCCTAAAGGCATTAAGGTTGGGGATGTTTTGGAAAGTGGTCCGAATTCACCAATTAAAATTGGTAATGCTTTGCCCCTTGAAAATATTCCTATTGGAAGAACTGTTCATAATATAGAGCTTAATGTAGGAAAGGGTGGACAGCTTGTAAGAAGTGCTGGGGGGTATGCTATGATACTTGCTTCTGACGGGAATTATGTCACTGTAAAATTATCGTCTGGTGAAGTGAGGTTAATTTTCAAAAAATGCATTGCAACAATTGGTGAAATTGGGAATGAAGATTATGTCAATGTTTCTATAGGAAAAGCCGGTAAAAGTAGGTGGCTTGGTAGAAGACCTAAGGTTAGAGGTGTTGCCATGAATCCTGTTGACCATCCGCATGGTGGTGGTGAAGGAAAAACTTCTGGAGGTCGTCATCCTGTGTCTCCTTGGGGACAGCCTACTAAAGGCTATAAGACTCGTAAGAAGAAAAGATATTCAGATAAGTTTATTATTAAAAGAAGAAATAAGTAG
- the rplW gene encoding 50S ribosomal protein L23 — MKAYDIIVSPMLTEKTNTQRESINVYVFKVHKRANKKEVGAAIKELFNVTPVSCNLLNIKSKAKVVVSRRGYPIGKGKTSSWKKAYVYLKKEDKIDIF; from the coding sequence ATGAAAGCTTATGATATAATAGTTTCACCTATGCTTACTGAAAAAACCAATACTCAAAGAGAAAGTATTAATGTTTATGTTTTTAAGGTTCATAAGAGAGCAAATAAAAAAGAGGTTGGTGCAGCAATAAAAGAACTTTTCAATGTTACTCCAGTATCGTGTAATTTGCTTAATATTAAAAGTAAAGCCAAGGTTGTGGTGTCTCGAAGAGGATATCCTATAGGTAAAGGGAAAACTTCTTCATGGAAGAAGGCATATGTTTATCTCAAAAAGGAAGATAAAATAGATATTTTTTAG